The following coding sequences are from one Lycium ferocissimum isolate CSIRO_LF1 chromosome 3, AGI_CSIRO_Lferr_CH_V1, whole genome shotgun sequence window:
- the LOC132048761 gene encoding uncharacterized protein LOC132048761 — protein sequence MNSVLRKARELPIMACIDYIQNKLQNWFYQRRLDATGPSHDLTCWAEKILPKKISRGFTMKVENITPVKFVVKDEGYQYNVDLKNMTCECLEFQTNELPCTHAMAVIDKRSLPKSTYCTDWFKKQAWQETYKGEILSVGNEDSWIIPQNIMDIKITPPDVKIRPGRKQTKRYRPRRESTKYTYKCGRCKFFGHTRATCNHSPALNPYSRRYRKRKLSS from the exons ATGAATTCTGTATTGAGGAAAGCAAGGGAGTTGCCAATAATGGCATGTATTGATTACATCCAAAACAAGCTGCAAAATTGGTTTTACCAGAGAAGATTGGATGCAACAGGACCGTCCCATGACCTGACATGTTGGGCTGAAAAGATTTTGCCTAAAAAGATAAGTAGAGGCTTCACaatgaaa GTAGAAAACATAACTCCCGTCAAATTTGTTGTGAAAGATGAAGGATATCAATACAATGTAGACCTAAAGAATATGACTTGTGAGTGCTTGGAGTTCCAAACTAACGAGTTACCGTGCACACATGCCATGGCAGTTATAGACAAAAGAAGTTTGCCAAAATCTACATACTGTACGGACTGGTTCAAGAAACAAGCCTGGCAAGAGACATACAAAGGTGAAATACTATCAGTTGGAAATGAAGACTCATGGATTATTCCACAAAACATTATGGATATTAAAATAACGCCGCCTGATGTTAAAATAAGACCtggaagaaaacaaacaaaaagatatCGTCCAAGAAGAGAATCGACAAAGTACACATACAAATGTGGTAGATGCAAGTTCTTTGGACACACTAGGGCAACCTGTAACCACAGTCCAGCTCTCAATCCATATTCAAGAAGATACAGGAAGAGGAAATtgtcatcataa
- the LOC132050009 gene encoding E3 ubiquitin-protein ligase MBR2-like: MQGDRSILDSFPETIDLNQGSISNNASMDPTASWDSFLSPVENRLSNSMLSPAGRNPSCVNGVNYYAQSFSGWDQGESSSTANLHDCTRGSDLSIGQGWPSSSNDYVITNSRSEQLFEPSSVFSTSGYGGNHPIGRPPSVSSNLASDHNPVNANLSRGYNNDDSRLVMRTSVPPLPYKSDRSEGERPPAFGASDHSGTSTGSSGYLARTSDLSGSSMDKWGSSVKRKAIEGNSGHSFPGGSSSSNAGPENIVQHNYPSSYNASSSLNILSPAANIQNAGYLENTYPRNGLGTSMSASDIFPPLSADRIAESSARNFGAANRVNQDLITSGLPPIGTTVGPSSVSPAHVPGPASSSLDSRQPFSLPMNSGNLGSQSHVMHASGHSRGFHSLPWDVPSSSRGGSSSMISGDRGAALGDEANFSTIRNNRESHPFVPVPETRNMVLDPTNWSLATANASSSRNSPSSAVGPGSRAHNSPTAWANQNSATTSHHGLPEFAPWNLFPPVEPESGSQRGHFSLLPSAASSSEGPVMSSRSSSRGSRQPHLRSSLMVDPGDDMDGWRALAADVGGRHRLIRQVLNAMRRVENLRSEDLMLVDPFINGVAEFHDRHRDMRLDVDNMSYEELLALEERIGNVNTGLSEETISVNMKQRKHESVRRRSSSNLEPCSICQEEYTAGDIMGMLDCGHEFHTNCIKQWLVLKNTCPICKMTALET, translated from the exons ATGCAAGGGGACAGAAGTATTTTGGACTCCTTTCCAGAAACTATTGATCTTAATCAGGGATCCATTTCAAATAATGCTTCCATGGATCCGACAGCTTCCTGGGATAGCTTTCTAAGTCCGGTAGAGAATCGATTGTCGAATTCCATGCTTTCTCCCGCTGGAAGAAATCCTAGTTGTGTTAATGGTGTTAATTATTATGCTCAAAGCTTTAGTGGCTGGGATCAAGGTGAGTCCAGCTCCACTGCTAATTTGCATGACTGCACACGTGGCAGTGACTTGAGCATTGGACAAGGCTGGCCTTCTTCATCGAACGATTATGTtattactaattcaaggtcagAACAGCTATTTGAACCTTCTAGTGTCTTTTCTACAAGCGGTTATGGTGGAAATCATCCAATTGGCAGGCCTCCTAGTGTATCGTCAAACCTTGCCTCGGATCATAATCCAGTAAATGCTAATTTGAGTCGTGGATACAATAATGATGATAGTCGGCTGGTCATGCGAACAAGTGTACCTCCACTTCCGTACAAATCTGACAGGTCAGAAGGGGAGCGTCCTCCGGCTTTTGGTGCATCTGATCACAGTGGTACCTCTACAGGTAGTTCTGGTTATTTGGCACGGACCAGTGATTTATCAGGTTCTTCTATGGATAAGTGGGGTTCGTCTGTCAAGCGCAAGGCAATTGAAGGTAATTCTGGACATTCTTTTCCCGGTGGAAGTTCAAGCTCCAATGCAGGACCTGAGAACATTGTACAGCATAACTATCCAAGTAGTTATAATGCTTCTAGCAGCTTAAACATACTATCACCTGCTGCAAATATTCAGAATGCTGGTTATCTGGAAAATACTTATCCAAGAAATGGGCTTGGTACAAGTATGTCTGCCTCTGATATATTTCCTCCTTTAAGTGCTGATCGAATTGCAGAAAGCTCTGCAAGAAATTTTGGTGCAGCAAATCGTGTGAATCAGGATCTCATTACATCTGGTTTACCACCAATTGGGACTACTGTAGGGCCTTCTAGTGTCAGCCCTGCCCATGTGCCTGGACCTGCCTCTAGCTCTTTGGACTCGAGACAACCATTTTCACTGCCAATGAATTCAGGTAACCTTGGAAGCCAGTCTCATGTGATGCATGCTTCAGGTCATTCTAGAGGTTTTCACTCCCTTCCCTGGGATGTACCTTCTAGTTCACGAGGTGGTAGTTCATCAATGATTTCTGGAGATAGAGGTGCTGCATTGGGAGATGAAGCTAACTTCAGTACTATCAGAAATAATCGGGAGTCACATCCATTTGTTCCTGTTCCTGAGACAAGAAATATGGTACTTGACCCCACAAATTGGAGCTTAGCTACTGCAAACGCAAGCTCTTCTAGAAACAGTCCTAGTTCTGCAGTGGGTCCTGGTTCAAGAGCACACAATTCTCCTACTGCATGGGCTAATCAGAACTCAGCAACTACTAGCCATCATGGATTACCAGAATTTGCTCCTTGGAATCTCTTCCCGCCAGTTGAGCCTGAGTCTGGAAGTCAGAGAGGTCATTTTTCTCTGCTGCCTTCGGCTGCTTCTTCCTCAGAGGGGCCAGTGATGTCTTCCCGATCTAGTAGCCGTGGTAGCCGTCAACCACATCTTAGATCAAGTTTGATGGTTGATCCAGGTGATGATATGGATGGTTGGCGTGCTTTAGCAGCTGATGTTGGGGGTCGACACAGACTG ATTCGTCAAGTCCTGAATGCCATGCGGAGGGTGGAAAACTTGAGATCAGAG GATCTTATGTTGGTTGATCCTTTTATCAATGGAGTTGCTGAGTTCCATGATAGGCATAGAGACATGAGGCTGGACGTTGATAATATGTCCTATGAG GAACTATTGGCATTGGAAGAACGTATAGGAAATGTAAACACAGGATTGAGTGAAGAAACCATTTCGGTCAACATGAAACAGCGGAAGCATGAGTCTGTACGCCGACGGTCCTCATCCAACTTGGAACCTTGCTCTATATGTCAG GAGGAATACACAGCTGGAGATATCATGGGCATGTTGGATTGTGGGCATGAATTCCATACTAATTGCATTAAGCAGTGGTTAGTGCTGAAGAATACATGTCCCATATGTAAGATGACTGCCTTGGAAACTTGA
- the LOC132051020 gene encoding hydroxyproline O-galactosyltransferase HPGT1-like, protein MISLPGNNRRGKLQFRRNREKASQEGLISKHVLDNNESDSKKKVLAVLGVSTNFGNKKNKDAISKAWDACSLFLDFFSYFLSNAAKKKAN, encoded by the exons ATGATTTCTTTGCCAGGGAACAACAGAAGAGGCAAGCTGCAGTTCAGACGGAACAGGGAAAAAGCCAGTCAGGAAGGTTTAATATCGAAACATGTACTTGACAATAATGAGTCGGATTCAAAGAAAAAGGTTCTAGCTGTTTTAGGTGTCTCTACAAATTTtggcaacaagaaaaacaaagatgcGATTAGCAAAGCATGGGATGCCtgttccctttttcttgatttctttag TTACTTTCTGTCAAATGCTGCTAAAAAGAAGGCCAACTGA